One region of Manis pentadactyla isolate mManPen7 chromosome 9, mManPen7.hap1, whole genome shotgun sequence genomic DNA includes:
- the LOC118926482 gene encoding olfactory receptor 8H1-like, which translates to MGRRNTTQVTDFILWGLTDSPEVQLVLFLLFLLMYLITVLGNAGVVLVICLDVRLHTPMYFFLSHLSFLDLIYSTVITPKTLENLLTSTKYISYISCLTQMYFFIFLGATECILLSSMAYDRYVAICNPLHYPVVMSTRLCCSLILGSYFVGILDSTINVLCMSSLHFCHSCVIHHFFCDVSPILALSCTNTHGVEIMIFIFGGSTLMVTLITISASYVSILSTILKITSTSGKQKAFSTCASHLLGVTTFYGTLMFTHLKPSKAYTLGKDQVASVFYTIMIPMLNPLIYSLWNKEVKNAIIRIMQEREDSRQVK; encoded by the coding sequence ATGGGCAGAAGGAATACCACACAGGTGACAGACTTCATCCTTTGGGGGCTGACGGATTCCCCGGAGGTCCAGCTGGTCCTCTTCCTGCTGTTCCTGCTGATGTACCTGATCACAGTGCTGGGGAACGCAGGCGTGGTGCTGGTGATCTGCCTGGACGTCAGGcttcacacccccatgtactttttcctcagtCACCTGTCCTTTCTCGACCTCATTTACTCAACCGTCATCACACCTAAAACTTTGGAGAACTTACTGACTTCTACCAAGTATATTTCCTACATAAGCTGCCTCACCCAGATGTACTTTTTTATCTTCTTGGGTGCCACAGAATGTATTCTTCTCTCCTCAATGGCCTATGATCGCTACGTAGCCATCTGCAACCCCCTCCACTACCCCGTCGTTATGTCCACAAGGCTCTGCTGCTCCCTCATCTTGGGGTCCTACTTTGTTGGAATTCTGGATTCCACAATCAATGTGCTTTGCATGAGCAGCTTGCATTTCTGCCACTCCTGTGTAATCCATCACTTTTTCTGTGATGTATCCCCGATTTTAGCCCTGTCTTGCACCAACACCCATGGGGTTGAAATCATGATATTTATTTTTGGTGGTTCCACTCTCATGGTAACTCTTATCACAATATCTGCATCCTATGTGTCCATTCTGTCTACCATCCTGAAAATTACTTCCACTTCAGGGAAGCAGAAAGCCTTCTCTACTTGTGCCTCCCATCTCCTGGGAGTCACCACCTTTTATGGCACTCTGATGTTTACTCATTTAAAGCCAAGTAAAGCCTACACTTTGGGAAAGGATCAAGTAGCTTCTGTGTTTTACACAATCATGATCCCCATGCTGAATCCACTCATTTATAGTCTTTggaacaaagaagtgaaaaatgctATCATTAGAATCATGCAGGAGAGAGAGGACTCCAGGCAAGTAAAATAA
- the LOC130684684 gene encoding olfactory receptor 8H1-like — MGRRNTTQVADFILLGLTDSPEVQLVLFLLFLLMYLITVLGNAGMVLVIRLDVQLHTPMYFFLSHLSFLDLIYSTVTTPKTLENLLASTQCISYMSCFTQMYFFVFLGATECILLSSMAYDRYVAICNPLHYHVVMSTRLCCSLILGSYLIGFMDSNVNVLFMSSLHFCDSNVIHHFFCDVTPILALSCTDTHGVEIMIFIIAGSTLMVSLITISASYVSILSTILKITSTSGKRKAFSTCASHLLGVTIFYGTTMFTYIKPSKSYSLGKDQVASVFYTIMIPMLNPLIYSLRNKEVKNALIRIMQKREDSRQLK; from the coding sequence ATGGGCAGAAGGAATACCACGCAGGTGGCAGACTTCATCCTTCTGGGGCTGACGGATTCCCCGGAGGTCCAGCTGGTCCTCTTTCTGCTGTTCCTGCTGATGTACCTGATCACAGTGCTGGGGAACGCAGGCATGGTGCTGGTGATCCGCCTGGACGTCCAGCTTCACacccccatgtatttcttcctcagTCACCTGTCCTTTCTCGACCTCATTTACTCAACCGTCACCACACCTAAAACCTTAGAGAACTTACTGGCTTCCACTCAGTGTATTTCCTACATGAGCTGCTTCACCCAGATGTACTTTTTTGTCTTCTTGGGTGCCACAGAATGTATTCTTCTCTCCTCAATGGCCTATGATCGCTACGTAGCCATCTGCAACCCCCTCCACTACCACGTCGTTATGTCCACAAGGCTCTGCTGCTCCCTCATCTTGGGGTCCTACCTCATTGGATTTATGGATTCCAATGTCAATGTGCTTTTCATGAGCAGCTTGCATTTCTGTGACTCCAATGTAATCCATCACTTTTTCTGTGACGTAACCCCGATTTTAGCCCTGTCTTGCACCGACACACATGGGGTTGAAATCATGATATTTATTATTGCTGGTTCCACTCTAATGGTGTCTCTGATCACAATATCTGCATCCTATGTGTCCATTCTGTCTACCATCCTGAAAATTACTTCCACTTCAGGGAAGCGGAAAGCCTTCTCTACTTGTGCCTCCCATCTCCTAGGAGTCACCATATTTTATGGCACTACAATGTTCACTTACATAAAACCAAGTAAATCCTATTCTTTGGGAAAGGATCAAGTAGCTTCTGTGTTTTACACAATCATGATCCCAATGCTGAATCCACTCATTTATAGTCTTAggaacaaagaagtgaaaaatgccCTCATTAGAATCATGCAGAAGAGAGAGGACTCTAGGCAATTAAAGTAA